A DNA window from Anoplolepis gracilipes chromosome 13, ASM4749672v1, whole genome shotgun sequence contains the following coding sequences:
- the Ilers-m gene encoding isoleucine--tRNA ligase, mitochondrial, giving the protein MFIFNVKMGQLFKSTKLQTCAKLCYALWLRGMKSATKQSYTKTVLLPQTNFPARLSGKKRVEMDSYLIEKCGFLELYNWQRKNLKGPDFILHDGPPYANGEPHMGHAINKVLKDITLRNKIITGRRVHYVPGWDCHGLPIELKVLGDIKDVNPLEIRRKARKYASDAIAKQRQVFISWGIVADWNESGCYFTNHISYVKNQLQQFINLYDKGLVFRAFKPVHWSPSSRTALAESELEYNESHKSKSVIIRMQLDALALSSKLNNLESKPLYALIWTTTPWSLIANQAIAFSNNIVYCIVEDNLKNLYILAQECLTSIEQKLGPLKLITTIQGQELSEIKYFHPITKERLPFLPGQHVTTDIGTGLVHTAPAHGPEDFLLAIENNIPVLSLIDDDGCFIKETGDEFAGLDVLTDGANKILHHIGEDVLHTDTITHSYPYDWRTKKPVIIRASHQWFIDIKSIKEIAIDSIANIKIYPEQNHTSYLNALFVQIKQRPYWCISRQRSWGTPIPILYNKRTGDIYTSRKWVERLCKLMERYGTDYWWELSIEKLIGRDLRQELNNIDELERGTDIMDIWLDSGLSWSAVLPEYKADLYLEGMDQFRGWFQSSLLTSIALQERSPYSALFVHGFAVDDKALKMSKSVGNVINPEVITKGGEKMNKDPAYGVDTLRWWVASHGCQHSQVPVTTTLLRESHESTQKLRLVLRFLLGVLHSYNDGITTEPEYLYLDKYMLHALHQYDKKIQNLYDNYLYHHVCKLITNFLTNTVSPVYCHLTKDRLYCDEMGSPTRLAAMEVTSEILTVLARSIAPIVPHLAEEVWLYHPENLASVPLYHTEYKVPETWHQPEIAKHVERALNLRSKVNTLADRNTWELSGTITATTTDYESFSILQKDRESSTSEFCDILQLSLITLLESPMANETQIELHNTEKILCQRCRRHPESDKNGLCGRCIKVLDMANVSSISV; this is encoded by the exons ATGTTCATATTTAACGTGAAAATGGGACAGTTGTTCAAATCTACGAAATTGCAAACTTGTGCAAAACTATGCTACGCATTATGGTTAAGAGGCATGAAAAGTGCCACGAAACAAAGTTACACGAAAACTGTGCTGTTGCCGCAAACTAATTTTCCGGCACGACTTAGTGGCAAGAAAAGAGTGGAGATGGATAGCTATTTAATAGAA AAATGTGGTTTCttggaattatataattggcAGAGGAAAAATCTTAAAGGGccagattttattttgcacGATGGTCCACCATATGCTAATGGAGAGCCACACATGGGTCACGCCATTAATAAG GTCCTTAAGGATATTACActacgaaataaaattataacaggTAGAAGAGTGCATTACGTCCCAGGTTGGGATTGCCATGGTTTACCAATTGAACTAAAAGTACTTGGCGATATAAAGGATGTTAATCCGCTAGAAATTCGTCGAAAAG CTAGGAAATATGCGAGTGACGCTATAGCGAAGCAAAGACAAGTTTTTATATCGTGGGGTATTGTGGCTGACTGGAACGAATCGGGATGTTATTTCACAAATCATATTTCGTATGTAAAGAATCAACTTCAacagtttataaatttgtacgaCAAAGGGCTCGTGTTCAGGGCTTTTAAACCAGTGCACTGGTCACCATCTTCTAG aacaGCATTAGCAGAGTCAGAACTGGAATACAACGAGTCTCACAAAAGCAAAAGTGTTATTATCCGTATGCAACTTGACGCACTTGCGTTATCTTCGAAATTAAACAACTTGGAGAGCAAACCTCTTTATGCCTTAATCTGGACTACAACACCATGGTCATTGATAGCTAATCAAGCTATAGCTTTCTCCAATAACATTGTATACTGTATTGTGGaggacaatttaaaaaatctatatatccTTGCGCAAGAATGCTTAACAAGTATCGAGCAGAAGCTTGGACcgttaaaattgattacaaCCATCCAAG GACAAGAATTGAgtgaaatcaaatattttcatccCATTACTAAAGAACGTTTACCATTTTTACCTGGACAACACGTTACAACCGATATCGGTACTGGATTAGTTCATACAGCTCCCGCCCATGGTCCAGAGGACTTTCTTCTTGCAATTGAAAATAACATACCAGTA TTATCCTTGATAGATGACGATGGATGTTTCATCAAAGAAACGGGTGATGAATTCGCTGGTTTAGATGTCTTAACCGATGgcgctaataaaattttacatcacATTGGCGAAGATGTGTTGCATACCGATACGATTACACACAGCTATCCATATGATTGGCGAACTAAGAAACCTGTAATCATCCGTGCGAGTCACCAATGGTTCATAGACATAAAATCTATTAAGGAAATTGCAATT GACAGCATcgcgaatataaaaatatatccggAACAAAATCATACATCGTACTTGAATGCATTATTTGTCCAAATTAAACAACGACCATACTGGTGCATTTCTCGACAACGGTCCTGGGGAACTCCGATACcgatattgtataataaacgaACTGgtgatatatatacaagcaG AAAATGGGTCGAGAGATTGTGCAAACTGATGGAACGTTACGGTACCGATTATTGGTGGGAGCTAtcgattgaaaaattaatcggTCGTGACCTACGGCaagaattgaataatatagatGAGCTGGAGAGAGGAACG gATATCATGGATATTTGGTTGGACAGCGGTCTCTCGTGGTCGGCCGTTTTGCCGGAATATAAAGCGGATTTGTATTTAGAAGGAATGGATCAATTTCGCGGTTGGTTTCAGTCATCATTACTAACATCTATCGCTCTTCAAGAACGTTCTCCTTACAG cGCGCTGTTTGTGCACGGATTCGCTGTGGATGATAAAGCCTTGAAAATGTCGAAATCAGTTGGAAACGTCATAAATCCTGAAGTAATTACTAAAGGTggagaaaaaatgaataaagatCCAGCGTATGGCGTTGATACTTTAAG atGGTGGGTAGCTAGTCACGGATGTCAACATAGTCAAGTTCCAGTCACGACAACGTTGTTGCGTGAAAGTCACGAATCTACGCAAAAATTACGTTTGGTCTTACGTTTCCTGTTGGGCGTTTTACATTCCTACAACGACGGAATTACAACCGAACCGGAATATCTTTATCTTGACAAGTATATGTTGCATGCTCTACATCAATATGACAAAAAG ATTCAAAACTTGTacgacaattatttatatcatcatGTGTGTAAATTGATAACGAATTTCTTGACGAATACAGTGTCGCCCGTCTACTGTCACTTAACCAAGGATAGACTTTATTGTGACGAAATGGGATCCCCGACGCGTCTGGCTGCGATGGAAGTAACGTCTGAGATTTTGACTGTACTCGCAAGATCTATCGCGCCAATTGTTCCGCATTTAGCGGAAGAAGTATGGCTTTATCATCCTGAAAATTTGG CATCGGTGCCATTGTATCATACTGAATATAAAGTACCGGAAACTTGGCATCAACCGGAAATCGCTAAACACGTAGAGAGAGCATTAAACTTGAGAAGCAAAGTCAATACATTGGCTGATCGTAACACGTGGGAATTGTCAGGTACCATAACAGCTACAACGACCGACTATGAATCCTTTTCG ATACTTCAGAAAGATCGAGAATCGTCCACGTCGGAATTTTGCGACATTTTACAACTCTCGTTAATTACGTTGTTAGAATCGCCGATGGCAAACGAAACGCAGATTGAATTACATAATACAGAGAAAATACTTTGCCAAAGGTGTAGAAGGCATCCCGAGTCGGATAAAAACGGCCTTTGCGGCCGTTGCATTAAGGTACTTGATATGGCGAATGTATCGTCGATATCTGTATAA
- the Grip163 gene encoding uncharacterized protein Grip163: MDLERKDANIYGLVTQLVEHTLRKNRFENGNSYTPPKNDFKTVKRLRSRVYEILLNKSKKVYEESRENVTNSETDPLVEILKYAFVLKLSFRRMSEAEKLENLVNELYSNTVNVETGIQPILKLLIELKNFQTVTGTILDVFHYGKTNPCLPEDVTFTNGVPMFQTYPIESFILPEKFEAMLGIRKTSTREDRHTLANFVSRVSFENQHISKTVLGFETIRYNNAIEMNPCISSCTESTARQLDTFTPFSTSIMVEQTNMLYSSTQRFISNVTLPYEWTKPVDYQNENALRVTRVSDNSNCNFMDGSKHVKNINQIWKDVHVSNDHISKLRTWESFGALESSKQLLFVTDLPETMLHLARIRQTSILSLLPKKVMHSISLMQEISSKKFLSDVKLLLFGIDSDSFKYNTVIGFTLEENISVHGISSDTLKMTCQEVICWGNSFKSLLLLVTPDPQTGKLRQDGLIFKAMCANVKELLLYYRSALQGILNRYEFDGLLSLLKKIRPLAHLIVEVARLCDCCNHSQCTLGSGILTHIYKEVTKITNPKVALVFYSILKSCCEVYFRLLQNWLFEGTCDDVYGEFMIQPQSHNLRKRGRKFWTDSFAIDTESVPGFLSELSDSILQCGKTLRLLKICNPKNPVCSVSFNSPPEVRVCLSVSMLREQMVKCQEYKRESEAALGPIVSLLSAIRDEKKAERETAELVIRAQQETLSRLNKQRQEFLVKEAQRKRELLQELKHQAEESALFKEKQKEIEMLADKLLLEKLDREQEEIQEQQQAEREHLINYYDKLTTDVESNRVRSNWRRMRMSHFEKRVKHLKSIKKSDNEMLESVVTPSLDENIINIDEQNKNIPISPSTDVSTSEMEVVSSQDENSNFSENEVLNVGTIDVSNRNDTTEDLSIAKSVSSDISSSNTDKEILSDEKITSKDSLTTVDTQNVRLPQESLPLNYIYKKNNERSNLQDFLRDEAMKNIRTIINNDKQMATVDTRLDNILESDEITKKLVGAINRPKSLVIEKIDNMTVAQTNKLKVLLEEYGMTPNNNELSTILTDKQGNVNCTNDNNEAANNQSLDNTEIVNNNASPTFNIKLPEEVMRIANGPMNNEECSNKINDANVKEQDPILNNIQRQNNTDTPMSCTTDNFTTLSTHTPLSQIPNSDDIFALNAGQESSLSDMPKSIMIEETYFESPMSGNFKLPNLFGFIGSDVKSSSVSSSSLTIADVEMIDHTSLHVYLEKSIIIPLQIQTRLVNNAIIKYLVNDCKMLSHLHSLRSYFFLLNGEFAKSLTDSLYSRLYTISEPIELFNSATLTNLLEKALMNSFSNNYANSELLSLSAVDKPCQLYISDPNVLECLCLNYKVAWPLNIILDDTMMLQYSKVFKFLITTGRMSWVLQEDFNIMKVERDAVNSEQYHKLQLYRHSMTQFTNALHNYLTCSVLHASWSEFEKDLQNARTIDQIYLSHMNYIKKILSRCMLHTRGEKMRVCLMHIFKIILKFHNRLRSQTWRLDSDNTGRYIHPNFKSLEQMYRSFCEWRAYMAYVAHKFSTSGYQPHLTHFLNALNINHMYDLTTKQQ; this comes from the exons ATGGATCTAGAACGGAAGGACGCTAATATTTATGGTCTCGTAACACAATTGGTCGAGCATACGTTGCGAAAGAATCGTTTCGAGAATGGAAACTCCTATACACCACCGAAGAATGATTTTAAGACGGTGAAGAGGCTGCGTTCAAGggtttatgaaatattattaaacaagagTAAGAAAGTATACGAAGAGAGCCGag AGAATGTAACAAATTCTGAAACTGATCCCTTGGTGGAGATATTGAAATATGCCTTTGTGCTCAAACTGTCTTTCAGACGCATGTCGGAAGCGGAAAAGTTGGAAAACTTAGTAAATGAATTGTACAGTAACACGGTTAATGTAGAAACTGGGATTCAgccaattttaaaattgttgatagagctgaaaaattttcaaactgtCACAGGCACTATCCTG GATGTATTTCACTATGGTAAAACCAATCCCTGCTTACCTGAAGATGTTACATTCACAAATGGCGTACCAATGTTTCAAACATATCCCAtagaatcttttattttgcCGGAGAAGTTTGAGGCTATGTTGGGGATTCGTAAGACTTCTACTAGGGAAGACAGACATACATTGGCTAATTTTGTTAGTAGAGTGTCCTTTGAAAATCAGCATATATCAAAAACGGTATTAGGATTCGAAACAATTAG atataataatgctATTGAAATGAATCCTTGCATATCGAGCTGCACTGAGAGTACAGCGAGACAACTTGACACATTTACTCCCTTTTCAACAAGCATTATG GTTGAACAAACAAATATGCTATATTCGTCTACACAAAgatttatatcaaatgtaaCTTTACCTTATGAATGGACAAAACCTGTAGATTATCAAAATGAAAATGCTTTGCGTGTTACGCGTGTGTCGGATAATtccaattgtaattttatggaTGGATCTaaacatgttaaaaatattaatcaaatatggAAAGATGTACACGTTTCCAATGATCATATCTCAAAATTACGAACCTGGGAATCTTTTGGAGCTTTAGAGTCTTCCAAACAATTACTATTTGTCACTGATTTGCCAGAGACAATGCTACATTTAGCGAGGATAAGACAAACAAGTATTTTATCACTGCTACCAAAGAAG GTGATGCATTCCATATCCTTGATGCAAGAAATTTCTTCCAAAAAATTCTTATCGGatgttaaattgttattatttggcatagattcagattcttttaaatataatactgtG aTAGGATTTACATTGGAGGAAAATATTAGCGTGCATGGTATAAGTTCGGATACATTGAAGATGACGTGCCAAGAAGTGATTTGTTGGGGTAACAGTTTCAAATCCCTATTGCTTCTTGTCACGCCTGATCCACAAACGGGCAAGTTACGACAAGACGGTCTTATATTcaaa GCAATGTGTGCTAATGTCAAAGAGTTGCTCTTATATTATCGGTCGGCGTTGCAAGGAATTCTTAACCGATACGAATTTGACGGATTGTTAAGCCTGTTGAAAAAGATTCGTCCACTGGCGCATTTAAttgttgaagttgcaagaCTGTGCGATTGTTGCAATCACAGTCAATGCACCTTGGGCAGCGGAATTTTAACGCACATTTATAAAGAAGTGACCAAAATCACTAATCCAAAGGTTGCATTGGTGTTTTACTCTATATTAAAGTCGTGCTGCGAAGTCTACTTTCG ATTGCTGCAAAATTGGTTATTTGAAGGGACATGCGACGATGTTTACGGAGAATTTATGATTCAGCCTCAATCTCATAATCTGCGAAAAAGAGGGCGTAAATTTTGGACGGACAGTTTCGCAATCGACACCGAATCAGTACCTGGTTTCTTATCCGAACTATCAGACTCGATATTGCAATGCGGGAAGACGTTgcgacttttaaaaatttgtaacccAAAG aatcCTGTATGCAGTGTATCTTTCAATTCTCCACCGGAAGTAAGGGTCTGCTTGAGCGTGTCCATGCTGCGAGAACAAATGGTAAAATGTCAAGAATATAAACGTGAAAGTGAAGCGGCATTGGGACCAATTGTATCTCTATTATCCGCGATTCGAGATGAAAAGAAAGCCGAGAGGGAAACGGCTGAATTGGTGATACGCGCGCAACAGGAAACGTTATCGCGGCtgaata AACAACGCCAAGAATTTCTCGTGAAGGAAGCGCAACGTAAACGAGAATTGTTGCAAGAATTGAAACACCAAGCAGAAGAGAGTGCGTTGTTTAAAGAAAAGCAGAAGGAAATTGAAATGTTGGCTGACAAATTGTTGCTTGAAAAACTCGATCGAGAGCAGGAAGAAATACAAGAGCAGCAACAGGCCGAGCG AGAGCATCTTATAAATTACTATGATAAATTAACCACTGACGTAGAGAGCAATCGCGTACGATCGAATTGGCGTAGGATGAGAATGAGTCATTTCGAAAAACGCGTAAAACATTTAAAGTCTATAAAAAAGTCCGACAACGAAATGTTGGAAAGTGTCGTCACACCAAGTTTGgatgaaaatataatcaatattgacgaacaaaataaaaatattcccaTTTCACCCAGCACGGACGTGTCTACATCCGAAATGGAAGTTGTATCTAGTCAAGATGAAAATAGCAACTTTTCAGAAAATGAAGTATTGAACGTAGGGACAATAGATGTTTCTAATCGGAACGATACTACAGAAGATTTATCAATCGCCAAAAGTGTGAGCTCCGACATCTCATCTAGCAATACCGATAAGGAAATTTTATCGGACGAGAAAATTACAAGTAAGGATTCTCTCACGACAGTGGACACACAGAATGTACGTTTACCACAAGAATCTTTACCGTTAAACTATATTTACAAGAAGAATAACGAGAGGAGCAATCTACAAGATTTTCTACGCGACGAGgcgatgaaaaatattcgtaCAATTATAAACAACGATAAACAAATGGCCACAGTCGATACTCGTTTAGATAATATCTTGGAAAGCGACGAAATTACCAAGAAATTAGTTGGTGCTATCAATAGGCCTAAATCCTTAGTTATCGAAAAGATTGATAATATGACTGTGGCACAAACCAACAAACTTAAAGTCTTGTTAGAAGAATACGGTATGACTCCGAATAATAATGAGCTCAGTACGATACTCACAGATAAACAAGGTAACGTTAATTGTACAAACGACAATAACGAGGCCGCTAACAATCAAAGTTTAGATAATACGGAAATTGTGAATAATAATGCTTCTCCAACATTCAATATCAAATTACCGGAAGAGGTAATGAGGATTGCGAACGGACCTATGAATAACGAAGAGTGTTCAAATAAGATTAATGATGCGAATGTCAAAGAACAAGATCcgatattgaataatattcaaCGGCAAAATAATACAGATACGCCAATGTCATGTACGACTGATAATTTCACCACGTTATCGACCCACACTCCTCTGTCGCAGATACCAAATAGCGATGATATATTTGCTCTAAACGCCGGTCAGGAATCATCTTTATCCGACATGCCAAAATCAATCATGATAGAGGAGACATACTTTGAATCTCCGATGAGtggtaattttaaattgccgAATTTGTTTGGCTTTATTGGTTCCGACGTTAAATCATCGTCCGTTTCATCGTCATCTTTGACCATAGCCGATGTTGAGATGATCGATCATACCTCGCTCCatgtatatttagaaaaatccaTCATCATTCCTCTGCAAATACAAACTCGATTGGTTAACAACgcaattatcaaatatttggtAAACGACTGCAAAATGCTTTCGCATTTGCACAGTCTACGCAGTTACTTTTTTCTGTTGAACGGCGAATTCGCAAAGAGTCTAACGGATTCGCTTTATTCCCGTCTTTACACAATATCCGAGCCGATCGAGCTATTTAATTCTGCCACTCTCACGAATCTCTTGGAAAAGGCACTAATGAACTCGTTCAGTAATAATTATGCCAATTCCGAACTTTTAAGCCTGTCCGCTGTCGACAAACCGTGCCaattatat ATCTCAGATCCAAATGTTTTGGAATGTCTTTGCCTAAACTATAAAGTAGCATGGCCATTGAATATTATCTTGGACGACACGATGATGTTGCAATATAGCAAAGTGTTTAAATTCCTAATAACGACTGGTAGAATGTCGTGGGTATTGCAGGAGgactttaatataatgaagGTAGAACGTGACGCAGTCAACTCGGAGCAATATCACAAg TTGCAGTTGTACAGACACTCCATGACCCAATTCACAAATGCTCTTCACAATTATTTAACGTGCAGCGTGTTGCACGCAAGTTGGAGCGAGTTTGAAAAGGATTTACAGAACGCTCGAACGATAGATCAAATCTATCTCTCACATatgaattacattaaaaaaatactttcaag ATGTATGCTCCACACGCGCGGAGAAAAGATGCGCGTGTGTTTAATGCATATCTTTAAGATTATACTAAAATTTCACAATCGCCTAAGATCGCAAACTTGGAGGCTCGATAGTGATAATACAGGCCGATATATCCATCCGAATTTCAAAAGTTTGGAGCAGATGTATCGATCGTTCTGCGAATGGCGGGCATATATGGCATATGTCGCGCATAAATTTTCCACCAGTGGATATCAGCCGCACCTGACGCATTTTCTCAAcgctttaaatataaatcatatgtaTGATTTAACGACAAAACAACAATAG
- the Foxk gene encoding forkhead box protein K1: MSTYSRTQESDAWALLALKSAPASPTKMQWNPESKGAPIARLEGREFEYMVRQRRITIGRNSSKGEVDVNMGHSSFISRKHLEIYYEHPFFYMVCNGKNGVFVDGVFQRKGASPFQLPKTCTFRFPSTTIRLIFQSLIDEQEQSNIRVPSPPKQRAPLPPLRINIPDTGYSSPFPSPTGTISAANSCPASPRAGQGRRNISADLQMVAAYAAAVANDPQNSTLDRHNLERHEGGQSSSRQISPEPGVEARYRSGNNSGPNGTAPHYSPPKDDSKPPYSYAQLIVQAIASAADKQLTLSGIYSYITKNYPYYRTADKGWQNSIRHNLSLNRYFIKVPRSQEEPGKGSFWKIDPQSESKLIDQAFRRRRQRGVPCFRAPFGTLSSRSAPASPSHVGISGLMTPECLSREASPGPESYPDSSVPSPAGQLATSQSAPGSPGHPYTSSQSTHKGRLMQTIVTNGVGGDTGREEKYLVPGPNVVEDHSLSPAGQYSPAPVIVQSTYNYSGNFIGPDAGVGGVSKRAHEESDSSPGSPAPLAIVESPEPPEQQPSQSKRQRIHEMDDH; this comes from the exons ATGTCTACGTACTCTCGTACCCAGGAGAGCGACGCGTGGGCTCTTCTGGCATTGAAGTCGGCACCGGCCAGCCCGACGAAGATGCAGTGGAATCCGGAGTCGAAGGGCGCACCGATTGCGCGACTCGAGGGTCGCGAATTCGAGTACATGGTTAGGCAACGGCGCATCACGATCGGCCGCAACAGCAGCAAGGGTGAGGTCGACGTCAACATGGGCCACTCCAGCTTTATCTCGCGAAAGCACCTTGAAATCTACTACGAGCATCCGTTCTTTTACATGGTGTGCAACGGCAAAAACGGCGTGTTTGTCGACGGGGTATTTCAACGCAAGGGCGCTTCTCCCTTTCAGCTACCAAAGAC ATGTACATTCAGATTTCCGAGTACAACGATAAGGCTGATTTTTCAGTCGCTTATAGACGAACAGGAACAAAGTAACATTCGCGTGCCCTCCCCGCCAAAGCAGAGGGCACCTTTACCGCCACTACGGATAAATATACCAGACACTGGGTATAGCAGTCCGTTCCCGTCACCCACGGGAACGATCAGCGCCGCCAATTCTTGCCCGGCGAGTCCACGCGCCGGTCAGGGTAGGAGAAACATCTCGGCGGATCTGCAGATGGTGGCAGCGTACGCCGCTGCTGTAGCCAACGATCCGCAAAATTCCACTTTGGACAGGCACAACTTGGAGAGGCACGAAGGTGGACAGAGCTCCAGCAGACAGATTAGTCCTGAGCCTGGCGTAGAGGCGCGTTATCGAAGCGGAAATAATTCAGGACCGAACGGTACCGCGCCCCATTATAGTCCACCGAAAGACGATTCGAAGCCGCCATATTCCTACGCGCAATTGATTGTTCAAGCGATAGCTTCGGCGGCGGATAAGCAGCTCACATTATCGGGCATCTATTCCTACATCACCAAGAACTATCCATATTATAGGACTGCGGATAAAGGCTGGCAAAATTCTATTCGACATAATCTGTCTTTGAATCGTTATTTTATCAAGGTACCGAGAAGCCAAGAGGAACCGGGTAAAGGTTCCTTCTGGAAAATAGATCCTCAGTCGGAGTCTAAGCTTATCGATCAGGCTTTTAGGCGGAGACGACAACGTGGCGTACCTTGCTTCCGCGCACCTTTTGGAACGTTATCATCAAG GAGTGCGCCGGCTTCGCCATCTCACGTAGGAATTAGCGGCTTGATGACGCCGGAATGTCTAAGTAGAGAGGCTTCCCCAGGACCTGAATCATATCCAGACAGTTCTGTCCCCTCTCCGGCTGGACAACTCGCGACGAGTCAATCGGCGCCTGGTTCGCCCGGTCATCCATACACGTCGTCCCAATCGACTCACAAGGGACGTCTGATGCAAACGATTGTAACAAATGGTGTTGGCGGTGATACTGGAAGAGAag aaaaatatttggtgCCTGGACCAAACGTTGTAGAGGACCATTCTTTATCTCCGGCTGGCCAATATAGTCCGGCTCCTGTTATTGTACAATCGACGTATAATTACAG TGGAAATTTTATCGGCCCCGATGCTGGCGTCGGGGGGGTTAGCAAACGTGCCCACGAAGAATCGGATAGCTCGCCTGGTTCACCGGCCCCGCTTGCGATTGTCGAGAGTCCCGAGCCGCCCGAACAGCAGCCATCGCAATCCAAACGTCAACGTATTCACGAGATGGACGATCATTGA
- the Rab40 gene encoding ras-related protein Rab-40C encodes MAAGEASAAKPRQEKQYDYLLKFLLVGDSDVGKQEILSGLEDGAAESPFCSGNAYKTTTILLDGKRVKLQLWDTSGQGRFCTIIRSYSRGAQGILLVYDITNKWSFDGIDRWLKEVEEHAPGVPKVLVGNRLHLEFKRQVGERDAETYAAKNRMAFFEVSPLCDFNIRESFSELSRMALHRNGMERLWRSNKVLSLQELACRAIVARTTVYGIDQLPLPKSIKSHLKSYAMTTTTQLRYNGNRSSSSSKCLGSHHRKLRIGGMGHNGLSTPGSSPGSITDSRTSCVGRNSCTVS; translated from the exons ATGGCTGCAGGTGAGGCCAGCGCTGCGAAACCTCGTCAAGAGAAACAGTACGACTATCTGCTCAAGTTTCTTTTGGTGGGCGACAGTGACGTCGGCAAGCAGGAGATCTTGAGCGGCCTCGAGGACGGCGCCGCGGAGTCGCCGTTCTGCAGTGGCAACG CTTACAAAACTACCACCATTTTACTCGATGGAAAACGAGTAAAGTTGCAGCTATGGGATACGTCAGGCCAAGGTAGATTCTGCACAATCATTCGGTCTTATTCTAGGGGTGCTCAAGGAATACTCTTGGTATATGATATTACCAACAAATGGTCCTTTGACGGCATTGATAGGTGGCTAAAAGAAGTGGAGGAG CACGCGCCTGGTGTACCAAAAGTATTGGTTGGCAATCGTTTGCATTTGGAGTTCAAAAGACAAGTGGGAGAACGAGATGCGGAGACTTATGCAGCTAAAAATCGAATGGCGTTTTTCGAAGTCTCGCCTCTCTGCGACTTCAATATTCGCGAGAGCTTCTCGGAACTTTCTCGCATGGCGTTGCATAGGAACGGCATGGAAAGATTATGGCGATCCAATAAAG TTCTCAGCCTGCAAGAGTTGGCATGTCGCGCGATAGTAGCCCGAACGACGGTTTACGGTATCGATCAACTACCGTTGCCCAAGTCGATCAAGTCGCACTTGAAATCGTACGCTATGACAACCACGACCCAGCTGCGTTACAATGGCAATCGTTCGTCAAGTTCCAGCAAGTGTCTGGGCTCGCATCATCGAAAGCTACGCATTGGCGGGATGGGTCACAACGGATTGTCCACGCCCGGCAGTTCGCCCGGCAGTATCACCGATTCTCGTACAAGTTGCGTCGGTCGCAATTCCTGCACAGTGTCTTGA